TATCTGGAATAGATGTCATATTGGTTGTAGCTGTAAATAGCAATTTTCTAGAGTCATACTCATATATATTCATTCCAGTGTTGAATACTGCTCCAATAGCTATTACAAGTATCTTCTTTGTATCTTTAAAGCTTTGTCCATCTAATACGTGTAGAGCTATTGTTGCATATCCATTAAGCATAGTTTCTCCAACTTCTATTACCACATCCCCAAAATCAAATCTTCTTCCACTAATAAATCCTGTTAATACTATGCTTCTCGATGTATTTACTATAAATACACATTTATCGACTCCATAGCTACAATCCCATATAAGTTCACCAGTATCACTAACATACACAGGTTTATCTGGCATACTAACATCTTTAATAGATATGATATTTGTTGATGGTCTTGTCCCATTTGTTGTAACAAGACCTACACCATGAAGTAGTGGTATGTGTGGTGGTGCTATATGTAATCCATTTGGAAGATTCCAAACACTAGCTCTTAACGATCTTATCAACTCTATCTCTGTTTCTCTAGAGAGTTCCACTGGTACCCAGTATCTAGCTGGAGATACATCTCCTCTTATGAACAACATATACGCCGTTATCATTAGAGGCCATCTAGCTGGGTCCTGATCAAATTCAAGGGTACCTCTTATCATCTTAGAATCAAAGACTGCTGGACCCGATGGACCGCCATAGGAGTAAGGCATTATTGCATCCCAGTCTTGGAAAGCTGCATAGGCTGGAAGGAGAATGAAGCCCTCACTTCTATACATATTTGGTGCTGGATGATTATATTCACTAACTGTATATGGCTTACCGAATATCTTTGTATATGCAAGTCTTATAATTGTGCTACCCAGGGGATTGTTAACCATAGCATCGTTTACAACATAGAAATCATTTCCACTGCCAACAGGATATCTCCAGTAGTGGTGAGTATCAACAACATCTAGGTTTTGCTGTATATTTGGTGTTCCACCAAATACAACTTGTGTACCTATGACAAGCTGTTTAACACCTATCTCCTCCTTCAAATATCTGTACATCTCCATGTAGAAATCATATTCTAGTCTCCACAGAAACTCCACCCAATCCCTCTGAGCAGTCTCTGGACGTGTCCTATATTCATCCAATGTAAATATCTTTATAGCACCATTTTCAAGATATTCACCTGGTTTTAGTGAGCCCCAGCTCTTTAGCAAGTTCTGTGTAGATCCATATTTCTCCAATAGATATTCATTCCATTTCTTCTGAAGCTCATTCTTAAATAGCATTGGAAGTCTGTCTATAGCTCCATCAAGCCAGCCAAATATTATTCCATATTCATTTAGAACCTCTATAAATGCAATTGCAGGTTCATCCTTATATGCAACACCGGTATATCCATTCACATGTGTAAACAGTTTATATGCAAACTCTTTAACTAGTTGTTTCGCAGGTTCGTAGAAGAATGGCAAAATATGTTTATCCTTCACCTGCTGTATCTGATCCACCTCCTTAGGAAGTCCATCATATGAAGAATAGCTCCTATAACACATAAGATTTATATCCACATATATTCCATTCTCCTTAAGTTTGTATATCAGATAATCAAGTCTATCGAGCTTCTGTGGATCAAGTTCTCTTGTACTTGGTATCTTAAAGATGTTGCGTGATGGATCCCAGTTTTGATCCATTGCATGTATCCTAACCAGATTCACACCATATTTAGCTAGTCTCTCTACATACTGATCTACTATAGATGGTGGTGCAAAGATCCAGGAGCCAACAACACTAACTCCCAAGAACTTGATTCTCTTATCACCAACATATAGATGGCCATCTGAACCCACATAAACAAAACCATACTTTCCAGCGGGTTTATCTAAATACTGTGAGAGGTCGAATGATGAAGCTGCATTGTCGTTCCATGGAAGGACAAATTCAAAGAGTTTTTGCTCTGTACCTCGCGTTATTATCGTAGTAGTAGGTGTGGGCATAGATGTTATAGTTATGGTCTGAGGTATTAATTCTGTTGTTGTCACAGTCTCAACAATAGTTGTAGGCTGTGTAACCGTAAGTTTTGTAGTTAGTGTAGTTGGTATAGTTGTAGTAGTTGTAGCTGTCATCAATATGGTTTCAGTAGCTATTTGTGTAAATGTCGTTGTACTTACTACAGTTTGTGTTACTGTGGTTGATGGCATTATATTTGTAAAAGGCGCTACTGCTATACCAACTATAATCCCTACAACAATTCCTATTGCTAATAACAACACAAGTCTGTTCATAATTCACCCACCCTATTCAATAGTAGCTATTTTTGAAAATAAAAACTTATGAATGAATCAATATGTTAAACATGAAGAATTGTAAGAGAGGTGTGATTTCCTATAAAGACAGAGCAATTTGTTGTTATATAAATCTCCACCTCGTCACAAACATTGTATTGAAAATCAATAATTATCTATAAGGTTAATGAGTTCTGCATCTAGCTGATAACTTATAAGCCTTATATCTTCTCTACATAATCCTCCCAACTTCCTTCTTAGAGTATCATAAGGCTATTCATCAACTCCCTCCGATATTATAGAATATTGTATCTTAATCCCATTATCCTCAGAAACAGATATTATAGCTCTAGCAACATCTAGTGGAGATCCTCTAGATACCTTATATCTCAATCTCTCTAGCCAAGAGATTTCTAGAGTTATTATTGATGCTAGTAGAACTCTTTGTAGTTGTCCCATAGACAATGTGTTTATCTGTCTATTTCTAAGATTCTCTATACTCCCATTATCCTTAGAGCTCTGTTAACCCTACAACAAGTGCAAATATTCCTAGATATGTTGTTATACCCATTAATGCATAGAGAGATGCATTAAATACTATCAACGCTGTATCTCTAATACTCATCAATTCTCATACGATAGAAAGATATTCGCCAAATATAAAAACTCTATAACACCTGGTGGTAAACAGGACCAAAATGTTTAAAAAACCTTAGATAGCTCTGTAATGCAGATGTCTATGGCTATAGAGGAACTTAATGTCTCTGGAAATATAAGGTTGAAGGGACCTATAAAGATCGGTCATGTTAAGGTTTCTGGAGCTATTGTTATAGATGGCTCTGTAGATGGTAATGATATAGATGTTGCTGGGGTTATGAAGATAGATGGAGATCTATCTGTATTTAGTCTAGATGTAGCTGGAGCTATAAGAGTTAGTGGATTGATAAGAGCTAAACAGATATTTGTTTCTGGGGATATAAGATCTGAAAAGGGGATAGAGTCTGAGAGAATTGTTGTTAAGGGAAAAGCATCTAGTAGCTATATGAAGGGTATTGAGATAAGATTATCTGGAGAGATGTATATTGATAGAATTATAGCTAATAAGATATATATAGCTAAGGATACAGAGGTAAGAGGCTCTATAGAAGCATGCGAGATTGTTGTTGATAGGGGGGCTGAGATAGAGAGGGTATATGGAAGAACTATAGACATAGGGAGAGATGCAGAGATTAAGATTGTTGAAGGTGAAAATATATCTATTGAGAAGGGAGCTGAGGTATCCCTGGTTAGATATGTAAAGAGTATAAATATTGCAAAGGATGTTGATATAGAGAAGATTGAGAGGATAGAGAAGATATCTATAGATCTAGAGTACTGCTATCACCAGCCATAGAATATATTATAGAGATACCTAGTAGCTCTATCCAAAAGATATATTCATCTATATTGGTGTTTATATGCATAGATATATAATTGCATTGCTATGCCTTGGATATACAACAACAGCAGTTATACAGCTCTCAACATTCAATACACTAATACCATATATCTCTAGAGAACTAGGATTCTCAATAGATCTTGCAGGGATTCTTATATCTCTAGGAGCTTTTGCATCATTGTTTATGCCTCCTATTATAAGCTATACAATGGATAGATATAGTATCTCAAAGATTATCCTAGCTACACTAGCTATATTCACAATATCTAATCTAGCTATATCATTATCACAAAACATCTTTGTAATAGCTATCGCAAGACTTTTAATTGGTATGTCAATGCCATTTACATGGCCTATATGCTCAAGGATAGTTACAGAATATATCCCGAGACATAGGCAGAGTCTATATACATCTATATATGATTCTGGATCCTTGATAGGATTAACAATAAGCTATCTTATAGCATCTCTCCTAGAGAATAGCTGGAGAATATGTCTTATGGTTATAAGCATTATACCTATAGCATTTGGTATAATCTATATAGCTATAAATAGATCTTCACCTATAGAGATATCGTCTAGAAGAGGTAGTAGTCAATCTATAGATAGTGGTAAAGTATATCGCTACCTCCTAGTACTCTTCCCAGCATTTTTCCTAGGATTATTTCAATGGAACCTGGCTCTCTCATGGCTATCTACATATCTTATCAATGAGCTTAGCTATAGACTCATAGATATAGCTCTCTATATGGTTCTAATGAGCTTTATAGGTGTTTCTATAGAGATTTTCTCTGGATATCTATCGGATAGAATCGGAGATGTTAGGGGTGTTATAAAAGCTATAAATATAGGTTTTATATCTACATCAATAATATTTATATTAATACCATTTTCATCTGATAGATACATAAAGTTTATGATGGTTTCGTCAACACTAGCATTATTTAGAATATCTGCACCGGCTCTATGGTCTCTAATAGGATTTGTTATACCTAGAGAGTTTCTAGCTAGGTTTAGCTCTATATATACTTTGGGAGGACCTCTATCAGGAATATTTACAACATTGGTAAGTGGCTATATAGCACACATATATGGATCTTTCAACTATAGCTTTATTCTGGCTGGCATAGTAACACTATTATCATCAATGCTATATACATACTCTATACATTTAGTAAATAAACAATAGCTATTCCCTCACAATATTCCTACCCCTTTTAGCTAACTCAACTAGGTATTCCCCTATCTTAGTATAGTCGAAATCTCCATAGCCTTCAGCTGTAGCTAATGTTAATAGATTTGATATTGAGCTACTTATAAATGCTGGAATATTCTTAATCTGAAGGGTTTTTGCGACATAGCTATAATCCTTTGCTGCAAGTCTAAGTCTGAAGCTAGGCTCTTTAACAGGACCTGTAACCCTATGCCAGTATCTCTCGATAGCTGTTCCAAACCATAGATTCTTAGCTATTTCTCTAAAGAGCTCTTTATCTATACCCCATGCCTCTAACATAGCTAGACTCTCAGATAATACTATTGGGAATGACATTCCGACATTGTTTAGAGCAAGTTTTAATACAGATGCCTTTGGTATTTCTCCAACATATATAGACTTAGAGCTATAGAGATCTATAACACCTCTAGCCTCTCTATAAACATTCTCATCACCTGCAACTATAGATAGAAGACTACAGCTCTTAGCAGCATCAACACTTCCATATACTGGAGCCTCCAGATACCTCTTACCAATATTCTCATATATATACATACTCATCATCGGTGTAATGGTACTAGCATTAATTATTATAGAGCTATTCTTTGAATATACAATACCATTAGAACCAAATACAACATCTCTTAGTGCATCATCATCAGCTACAAAGACTATTATAAACATAGCTCTATCAGCTACCTCCCTAGGACTATCAACAACAACACAATTAACCTCTCTACACAGTGCTTCAGCTCTAGATCTAGTTCTATTATATACAACTACACCTATATTCTTATTCCTTAGACATCTAACAAGATTAGATCCCATTAAACCTAGACCAACAATACCTATATCCATATGCATCACACAGCTATGTATATATCCAAAAGACTAAAATATTATTATGTTTTCTATAGCACGGCTATGGATAGCTCCTTATTCTTTGTCTAATCGCTAGATATACTGGGACTAGAATAGATATTGTTATAGCGATAAATACAGTAGGCTGTGTTGGTATAACACCTTTATCTTTGTATGGAATATTAAGTGCATATACAATCCATCTACGTTCAGAATCTCCTGCAACATATACTGTATACTCATCTGCTACTACCCTAGGTACAACAATACTATTTTGAAGCGTTATAGAGCCAATAATGCTTAGATTCTTATCCATTATAGTTATATAGCTACCACTAAAGCCATATATCCTATCCGAGTCGCATAATAGAGATAGAAAATCGAAACTATAATCACTACTTCTATGTATCGCTACAGGATTTCCAAACATATCAAACTTCATAATACTTGAACCCCTAGAACGTATTCCAGATATATAGGCATATCCATTAGAATCAAAACACATTGATGATACTGCATCAAGGATATACTCATCATCCCCACGATATGTAATAATCTTCTTAACACTAAAATCTCTATCCAGTATAGCAATAGATGTTATATTTAATCCGGGGCATACACTAATAATCCAGATATCACCTACAGCAGAGTTGATGGAGGTTTCAAGGATACAACTAAGAAAACCTTGAATATCATATTCGTGGATAGCATTTAGAAGTTCTAGATCGGGGGATCTTTTCTCTATATGGCTATGTGTATCAATATAGATATATTCGCCATCTGAAAATATTTTAAGTCCTTTAACATCGGCTTTCTTAACAATATTTAGATTCTTATCAAATACATATAGACCTACTCCACCAATAACATATAGTTTATCTCCTAAGGCTACACAGTCTATAAATTCTCCTTCTAGTGATGTATCAATCCAAGTTTTCTCAACTCTTCCGGTATACCTATTTATAAACACTATATATGGATTATCAGGAGCTGGATAGAATGTAGGGATATGATATGTTTTTACATTGACATATCCTATAGCAACAACATAGTTACTGAATATACATATAGATAGAAGACTATTAAGCGGTGGAACAGCTATATAACGTATCCATCTAACGCTAAAGCTATTCTCAGCATAGATCATATCTATATTAGCTAATAGAGCTAGGGATATTACTATAATTGGTATGAGCAATGATCTATACAAATCGTTGCACCCTATCTCTCCTGTTGAAAAGACTTTATAAATATATGGTTTATATATAAATCTAGTGAATGAGTATAGGAGATGTAAAAAATTAGGCTTCTATAGGTCTATACATAAGGTTTTCTAGGAATCTTATTCTCTTCTCTATTGGTGGATGTGTTGATAATATTTCTTCTAGTCCAAAGAATGGTTCTGCTAATGCATATATGAATAATGCTTTTATCTTGCTATCCTCTAACCATCTCTTAGCACCATAGCTTCTATAGTATGTATCTAGAGATTCTAGAGCATTTATCATAGCTCTTGGCGATGTTACTTTAGCCCCATGTGCATCTGCATAGTATTCTCTTAGTCTTGATAGTGCTAGTACTGCTATCTGTATCAATATACTTACGACTATTAATATTATTCCTGCTATTAATAGGAGTACTCCTCCAGATGACTCTCTCCTCCTATTGCTTCCACCACCATCGACATATCTATATGTCATACCTGCAAACATTAGAAATCTTCCAAGGAAGTATATAACTGATGGGAATAAACCAAATATCATCATTATAGCATTATCTCTATGCTTATGATGACCAAGCTCATGTCCTATGACAGCCTCTAGCTCCTCCCTACTCCTAACAGTCTTCATAAGACCTCTTGTTACAGCTACATACCTCCCCATTACAGGTGATGAATATGCAAATGCATTTGGTATAGGCATATCTGCTACCATAGCCTTTGGAGGCTCTATACCAGCTCTCATAGCAACTCTATTAACTATCTCCTGAAGCTCTGGATCATATCTACAGCCATATGACAAGTTTATGAGTGCTGGAGAGATAAGCCAGGATATAAATGATGGTATAGCTGCAAAGAGAAATGCTATAAGACCTACGGTTGTTACAAACTCTACTCCAAAGATATATGCAAGTGCTGCTATAACAAATATTGTTGCTCCTATAACAGCTGTTGATGTTGATATCATAGCTGATCTAAGATGATCCATATCTACAGGTATTCTATTCCTAATAAACCTCTCTAAACCAATACCAGCTAGTATCAGGGTTGTAATCGCTACTGCATATGCAGCTATATCAATAAGCCACCAACTCCACCAAAACGGAAATAGACCCCAGCTAAATCCTATCCCTGGTAGTAGTACAGATATTATTAGCTGAACAACTGTTAGCACAAGTATTGTTATTGCTAACAGACTTAGTATTAGCAAAAGCTTTCCTCTAACCATAGCCTAGACCTCTAGAAACACAATGCCTCTAGATGCTTATTAGCTTTAAATATAGTGAAGCAAAGACAATCAGACAAATGCCTTTACATCACATCTCAGAACCGGGGACATTCTTCATCCATTTATAGATGTATGTAGTAGATTATTAAATTATTATTATCTTTGTAGACTATCCTCATAGACATATTTCTACTACTTCTCTATATAGCTATTTAGAAAAAGTTTATATATTTAGGAAATAATATATGTGAGTGGGATAGAGATATGGCTAGTCTAGAAGAAGTACTAAATACACTATGGCGGTCATTTATAAACATACTTCCAGGAGTTATTGCTGCTGTTATATGGATAATTGTGGGAGCTATTGTAGCTATTGTTGTTGGAGACATTGTTACAAGAGTTGTTAGGAGATATATCGAGAGACCTCTAACACTTACACCATTTGGAAAAACTCTTGCAACACTAGGTCTAGAATTCTCTGAACTTATAGGTGGATTAACAAAGGCATTCATCATTGCCATAACTCTTGTTGCTGCTATAGGCTATATACCTCTTGAGGGAGAGGCTGGAGCAATGATATATTCTGTTGTTAACTATCTACCATATCTTATAGGGGGTATAGCACTAATTACTCTCGGCCTTGTTCTAGCTATAGCACTTGCGCGATACATAGGATCTATCCTTGGTGCAAGTTTTGGTGAGACATATAAGCATGTAACTACATTGATAGAAAATCTACTTCTGGTTGGTCTAATAGCTGTAGTATTGACAGTATCATTTACATTATTAAAAATACCCTCAGCCTTTATCTATCCTCTACTACTTGGATCTCTAGCTATAGCCGTAGGAATATTTATATCTATAGAGGCTTTCAAAGCTATTGAGGCAAACTTTCCAAACTTTAGACCTTTAACACCATTTATACAGTTTATATTGATATTAGCATTCCTATTAATAGGTATGACAGCGATATTCAGCCAATATCCAGTTGTTGGAGATGTTACGAAGATGTTATCTATAGGTATAGCTATAGCCTTTGGAATAGTCTTAATACCAATAGCATTCTATCTAGCTAAAAAAGCTCTTATAGAAGCTGGAAGAAGTTAGCAATATAATTAAATTATTTTTTATATAATTTCAATATATATATACATCCATCAGAACCTCTTATAACATCTATGCATTCTCTAGTATAGTAGCAATAAGCAACAATACTACATATCAAAGCGTCAGCTATATCCTTATTAGAGATAGAATTTCTATCAATCTCTATCCCAAGACCATCAGCAAGCTCTATAACACTTCTAAATCCAGATGATTTTAATGCACTCTTTGGATGAGTCTCTATAACCTCTATACCCAGCCTCCTAACAATGTTATATAGATTCCATGCCCTTTGAGTCAATATAGCCATACCCCTTAGAGTTGGTGGTAAAACTCTATAGCCCTGGCTAATAGCCTTTCTATCAACATCTCTAACAATAGGTTTCTCAATAATTGGAGCATCTATAGCTAGTACAATAGGTCTATCAATATCTATTTTTCTAACAATTTCATTATCACCATATAGACATAGCATATCTAAAGTCTTTCTATAGTCAATATCTATAGATACATAGCCACTACACCTCTTTGACGAACCAGCTAAATCTAATCCAGATACTATAACCATTACAATAACCAGTTAGAATAATTAGCATAGAGATTTATAAGGATAATACATTTATCTCATGCTAGAGATATCTATGTATAGAACACTACTTACAATAGGTAAAAACCTTGGTCTAATACCTGTAGTAGGTTTTTGGATTATAGCAACTATATCTATAGGATATAATCCATGGTTTAATATATGGAAACATGCATTTAGTGATCTTGGGGCAAAGGATGCTGTAAACCCTTGGATATATAACTATGGCTTAATAGTCCTTGGAGCTATAACAATGCTTTACAGTATATATCTTGCTTATGTATCATGGAATAAGTTTATAGTGTTCTCATCAGCATTAATCTTTGTTGCAGGAATATTTCTATCACTAATAGGTATCTATCCTGGGGGAACTAGACCACATACATTTGTATCTACATGGTTCTTTATACAGTTCTTTATAGCTCTTATACCAATGGCTATAGGATTTATATTTAGTGGAAAGTATATAGATGCATTATTTCAAATAATAATATTTATAGCTGCACTACTTGGTGCTATACTAGTTAAATGGCCTTCAGTAGCTTTAATAGAAGCATATGAGATATTATTGATAGATATTGTAGTTATACATCTATGGATTAGACTATAGATTGTTGTTAGCTTATATATTCTAGTGTTTTATGTAATAGTGTTAGGGGTGAATATGGAGGACTTGATTATATATGCTGTTGACTATGGACTAAGGCTAGGGGCTAGATATGTAGAGGCAAGGTATCATAGAATTGATGGATTTAGTATTACATCTAGGAATGGTGCTATTATTGCTTCTGGTATAGACTCTTCTGAGGGTATTGGGATAAGAGTTCTTGTTGATGGTGCTATAGGTTTTTCCTCAACAAATAGACTTGATAGAGAGTCTATTAGAATTGCTGTTGAGAATGCTTATAGAGATGCTAAGAATCATTCAAAGTTTATGAAGAGACCTATAGAGTTTGGAGAGGCTAGACTTGGGAGAGCTAGATATAGTGTTATTGAGAAGAAGCCTTTTAACTCTATAGATATAGAGTCTAAGGTTGAGATACATAGAGATCTATGGGATAGAGCTTCAAGTTCTGTTAAGGAGGCTAGGCTAGGGGTATTGACTATAAGCTATGGAGAGTTTATTGAGAGTAAAATTGTTGTTAATAGTGATGGTGCATATATAGAGAGTACCATTCCTAGAATATCAATGTATTATAATATAGTTGTGATGCATCCTGAGAAGGGATCTCTACAGAGATTTGAACAACTGGGAGCTAGTGGAGGTCTTGAGTGGCTAGATATATGGAGACTTGATGAAGCTATACCAAATGAGGTTAAGATATATGAGAAAGCACTTCTAACAGCTATAGAGCCTCCAAAAGAGGAGATACCTGTGGTAATCGGTAGCGAGATTGTTGGTCTAATTGTCCATGAGAGCTGTGGACATCCTAGTGAGGCTGATAGGATTCTTGGTAGAGAGGCTGCACAAGCAGGTAAAAGCTTTATCAAACCAAATATGATTGGGGAGAGAATAGGGAATGAATATGCTACAGTAATAGATGATCCAACTATACCTAATAGCTATGGCTTCTATCTATATGACGACGAGGGTGTTGCTGCAAGACCTAGATATCTATATAGAGAGGGTGTAATAAACGAGTTTCTCCATAATAGATGGACAGCAAAGATATTTGGTGTAGAGAGCAATGGTGCTGCAAGATCTATGGACTATATGAGTGAGCCAATAATAAGAATGTCAAATACATATCTAAAGCCAGGAGACTATAGCTTTGAAGAACTTATAGAGGATATAGATCTCGGTATATATATGAAGAGCTATATGGAGTGGAATATAGATGATGAGAGATGGAGCCAGAGATATGTAGGTCTAGAAGCATATCTAATAGAAAGAGGAGAACTAAAAACATTTGTTAGAAATCCAGTTCTAGAGATAACAACAAAAAGTTTCTATAGCCTCATAGATGCTGTGGGAAAAGAGCTTAGATTCTATGCAGGTACATGCGGAAAAGGAGAACCAATGCAAGGAGTACCAGTATGGTTTGGAGGACCAGATGTAAGACTCAAGAAAATTAGAGTTAAAACCCTATAACATATAAAATAAAATATTTTATCTCACTTCAACATAATCTAGATGAGGAGAATTTATATATTGTCTAAGGATCTGTATATCCTAGGTGTTTTACTTGAGTGGTGAATATGTTGATAGACTGAGGAAAAGAGCCTTAAGCTTCTTATCAGAGGCTGAAAGGGTTTCTGATCCAAATCTAGCAATATTTCTAGCTGAGCAGAGTCTTCAATTATATGTAAAAAGTGTTTACTATGAGCTCTTTGGATCTATGCTTAGAGGTCATAAGATTAGAGAGCTTCTAGCTATATTAATAAAATCTTTAGAGAGTCATGGCTATAAAGCTTATGCTGATGAAATTCTAAGATTTGTTGATGAACATAGAAGAACTCTTATAGAGTTAGAGACAGCTTATACAATGGCTAGATATGGAGAAATTGACTATAGTGTTAATGATGTTAAACAGGCTATAGACGTTGTTAGAAAGCTTATAGAGATTTTGGATCAGGTGTGTAGAGGTGTTAAGCTGGGTTAGATATCATTTTGAGCATCTCAGAAGATGGAGGGAATATGCTGAGAAAATTTGTAGCTCTATAAAAAGTCTTGGACTGGAAGCAGAGGTCTATGTTATTGGAGGTGTAGCAGAAGATAGAATAACTGTTCTAAGCGATATAGATATTCTCATAGTTGTAGAAAATATTGATCCATCTACAAAGAAAAAACTTGCTATAGATATTATGGAGAAAGCTATAGATAGCTATGGACTCCCTTGGGATGCACCTATAGAACTCCATATAATTGATAGAAATGATATGAAGACATATTTTAGATTATCAAAGACAATCAAGATATGTTGATAGAACAGTATTAAAAGTCTTCTCAATCCATAGACATTGTTATCTCAATATTGATTTCTTGGTATTTATACTCTCAAGAATGAATATCGATATAGATACTATCGTTATAATTATCATCAATAATCTATCAGAATTAAATCCATCTATAGATATGAGAAGTATTTCACCTATTAAAAGACCTATGAAGAACATTGCATATACCATAAGTCTTGGGATGAGCTTCTGTCTAAATACTATAAATCCGTCGATGTTTATCACCCTGGAAACCCTATATCCATAAGAATCCTCTCTAACTATACCTAGACTCAATAGCTTCTTCATATGGTAGTGAACAGTACTTACAGGTATATTTAATGCTCTAGAAATCTCTCTAACTCCCTGTGGATCCTTTGACTCTAGCAAATAGAGATATATCTTAAGAGCAGTTCTACTAAGATCATCCTGTGGTCTAGACATAGATACTCACTAAATTCTATACAATTTGAATATCTTTAAAATTCAAATGTTAAAATACTAATTGTTCAAGTCTCTGAACAAATATGTTCAAGGACTAGACTTTTTACAGCTTGATGCACAATAATATTCCTAGAGGGTGAAGATAATGAGTA
Above is a genomic segment from Ignisphaera aggregans DSM 17230 containing:
- a CDS encoding Protein of unknown function DUF429 (COGs: COG2410 conserved hypothetical protein~InterPro IPR007362~KEGG: smr:Smar_1463 hypothetical protein~PFAM: Protein of unknown function DUF429~SPTR: A3DPJ2 Putative uncharacterized protein~PFAM: Protein of unknown function (DUF429)), which gives rise to MVIVSGLDLAGSSKRCSGYVSIDIDYRKTLDMLCLYGDNEIVRKIDIDRPIVLAIDAPIIEKPIVRDVDRKAISQGYRVLPPTLRGMAILTQRAWNLYNIVRRLGIEVIETHPKSALKSSGFRSVIELADGLGIEIDRNSISNKDIADALICSIVAYCYYTRECIDVIRGSDGCIYILKLYKK
- a CDS encoding Protein of unknown function DUF998 (COGs: COG3371 membrane protein~InterPro IPR009339~KEGG: sto:ST1539 hypothetical protein~PFAM: Protein of unknown function DUF998~SPTR: Q970R2 Putative uncharacterized protein ST1539~PFAM: Protein of unknown function (DUF998)), translated to MYRTLLTIGKNLGLIPVVGFWIIATISIGYNPWFNIWKHAFSDLGAKDAVNPWIYNYGLIVLGAITMLYSIYLAYVSWNKFIVFSSALIFVAGIFLSLIGIYPGGTRPHTFVSTWFFIQFFIALIPMAIGFIFSGKYIDALFQIIIFIAALLGAILVKWPSVALIEAYEILLIDIVVIHLWIRL
- a CDS encoding peptidase U62 modulator of DNA gyrase (COGs: COG0312 Zn-dependent protease and their inactivated homologs~InterPro IPR002510:IPR006162~KEGG: dka:DKAM_0933 peptidase U62, modulator of DNA gyrase~PFAM: peptidase U62 modulator of DNA gyrase~SPTR: B8D578 Peptidase U62, modulator of DNA gyrase~PFAM: Putative modulator of DNA gyrase), yielding MEDLIIYAVDYGLRLGARYVEARYHRIDGFSITSRNGAIIASGIDSSEGIGIRVLVDGAIGFSSTNRLDRESIRIAVENAYRDAKNHSKFMKRPIEFGEARLGRARYSVIEKKPFNSIDIESKVEIHRDLWDRASSSVKEARLGVLTISYGEFIESKIVVNSDGAYIESTIPRISMYYNIVVMHPEKGSLQRFEQLGASGGLEWLDIWRLDEAIPNEVKIYEKALLTAIEPPKEEIPVVIGSEIVGLIVHESCGHPSEADRILGREAAQAGKSFIKPNMIGERIGNEYATVIDDPTIPNSYGFYLYDDEGVAARPRYLYREGVINEFLHNRWTAKIFGVESNGAARSMDYMSEPIIRMSNTYLKPGDYSFEELIEDIDLGIYMKSYMEWNIDDERWSQRYVGLEAYLIERGELKTFVRNPVLEITTKSFYSLIDAVGKELRFYAGTCGKGEPMQGVPVWFGGPDVRLKKIRVKTL
- a CDS encoding HEPN domain protein (InterPro IPR007842~KEGG: tpe:Tpen_1688 HEPN domain-containing protein~PFAM: HEPN domain protein~SMART: HEPN domain protein~SPTR: A1S0V3 HEPN domain protein~PFAM: HEPN domain); translation: MSGEYVDRLRKRALSFLSEAERVSDPNLAIFLAEQSLQLYVKSVYYELFGSMLRGHKIRELLAILIKSLESHGYKAYADEILRFVDEHRRTLIELETAYTMARYGEIDYSVNDVKQAIDVVRKLIEILDQVCRGVKLG
- a CDS encoding DNA polymerase beta domain protein region (InterPro IPR002934~KEGG: sso:SSO1884 hypothetical protein~PFAM: DNA polymerase beta domain protein region~SPTR: Q97X67 Putative uncharacterized protein~PFAM: Nucleotidyltransferase domain), with protein sequence MLSWVRYHFEHLRRWREYAEKICSSIKSLGLEAEVYVIGGVAEDRITVLSDIDILIVVENIDPSTKKKLAIDIMEKAIDSYGLPWDAPIELHIIDRNDMKTYFRLSKTIKIC